The Aspergillus luchuensis IFO 4308 DNA, chromosome 6, nearly complete sequence genome segment GTCCTCGATGTTCTTGGTCATCACCTTTGTCACGTCCCGGAGCTCATCGTTCAGACGGTCGAGATTTTGCGACGCGCGACTGTCCTGGTAGAGCTTCTTGGTGCGCTGAATGAAGGTGTCAAATTCCACAAAGGCGTATGGGCGCAGAGTCGGGGATTGATATTGTGTCGGGGAATATGTGGTAGTGAACTCGGTTGCGAGATCGGCCAGATAGGTGAACGCAAGCTTGCGCGGATAGGAGTGATCGCATATGCAAAGGAAGCAGATATCATCCTTGATAAGATAGCTAACTCCGGTGGTCAGCCAACTTGCACCGAGTAGTTTTGCGTCGTACAAGATTCAAACAGCAGAACATACTGTAGATTAAATTGACCGGATTCAATACTGGCTTGCGGCGCCGAATTGCGATTCAATCGGCGAAAGATCATCTTAGCCTGAGACTTGATCTCAGAGAGCTCCACTTCAGCCTAGAGAAGAACACCAAGATTCTCTATTGTCAGCTATCAAGCAACAATGGTGCAGTGAATGCGCCCTGAACCAAAC includes the following:
- a CDS encoding SNAP receptor SEC22 (BUSCO:EOG09264IG5;~COG:U;~EggNog:ENOG410Q2U4;~InterPro:IPR010908,IPR042855,IPR001388,IPR011012;~PFAM:PF00957,PF13774;~TransMembrane:1 (i196-214o);~go_component: GO:0016021 - integral component of membrane [Evidence IEA];~go_process: GO:0016192 - vesicle-mediated transport [Evidence IEA]): MVRSTQIARIDGLMLAASVDDEQAEVELSEIKSQAKMIFRRLNRNSAPQASIESGQFNLHYLIKDDICFLCICDHSYPRKLAFTYLADLATEFTTTYSPTQYQSPTLRPYAFVEFDTFIQRTKKLYQDSRASQNLDRLNDELRDVTKVMTKNIEDLLYRGDSLERMGELSGRLREDSKKYRKAAVRINWELLVKQYGPVAGVGFIFLFLIWWRFF